One genomic region from Halococcus qingdaonensis encodes:
- a CDS encoding nicotinate phosphoribosyltransferase, with translation MPEPFDIVTPETIREGRATDAYFERTVETLDHAGKNPHVVAEVTADQFPTGEFEVFAGVADAARLLAGRSIDVDALAEGRLFDGGPVMSIEGSYLDFARLETALLGFLSQASGMATNALRARRTVPDASLLSFGARHVHPSIAAVVERSALLGGFDGFSHVAAGELLDREASGTMPHALVIAFGKGNQEAAWTAFDEAVADSVPRITLCDTYSDEVDEVLRAADVLGENLDSVRIDTTGSRRGDIRHIIREVRWELDARGREDVEVFVSGGLDPDALRDLRDVAAGFGVGGYVSNADPVDFALDIVAIDGEPAAKRGKLSGKKQVYRTDDGGHHVALAGTESEGESLLEPLLRDGELVREFDLDAATDRARADAAAVDFL, from the coding sequence ATGCCGGAGCCGTTCGACATCGTCACCCCCGAGACCATCCGCGAGGGTCGTGCGACCGACGCCTACTTCGAGCGTACCGTCGAGACGCTCGACCACGCCGGGAAGAACCCGCATGTCGTCGCCGAGGTCACCGCCGACCAGTTCCCGACGGGCGAGTTCGAGGTGTTCGCGGGGGTCGCCGATGCCGCCCGCCTGCTCGCCGGTCGATCGATCGACGTCGACGCCCTCGCCGAGGGCCGACTGTTCGACGGCGGCCCGGTCATGTCTATCGAGGGTTCGTATCTCGATTTCGCCCGGCTGGAGACCGCCCTCCTCGGATTTCTCTCGCAGGCATCTGGGATGGCGACGAACGCGCTGCGCGCGCGCCGAACGGTTCCCGATGCGTCGCTGCTGAGCTTCGGCGCGCGCCACGTCCATCCGTCGATCGCGGCCGTCGTCGAGCGCAGCGCGCTGCTCGGCGGGTTCGACGGCTTCTCACACGTGGCCGCGGGCGAACTGCTCGATCGCGAGGCGAGCGGGACGATGCCGCACGCGCTCGTCATCGCCTTCGGCAAAGGCAATCAGGAGGCGGCGTGGACGGCTTTCGACGAGGCCGTCGCCGATTCCGTGCCACGCATCACGCTCTGTGACACCTATTCCGACGAGGTCGACGAGGTGCTGCGCGCGGCCGACGTGCTCGGCGAGAACCTCGACAGCGTACGCATCGACACGACGGGCTCCCGGCGGGGCGACATCCGCCATATCATCCGCGAGGTGCGCTGGGAACTCGACGCGCGCGGCCGCGAGGACGTCGAGGTGTTCGTCAGCGGCGGTCTCGATCCCGACGCGCTCCGTGATCTCCGCGACGTCGCTGCGGGCTTCGGGGTCGGCGGCTACGTCTCGAACGCGGACCCGGTGGATTTCGCGCTCGATATCGTCGCGATCGACGGCGAGCCCGCCGCCAAACGCGGCAAACTCTCCGGAAAGAAGCAGGTCTATCGCACGGACGACGGCGGTCATCACGTCGCGCTCGCCGGCACCGAAAGCGAGGGCGAATCGCTGCTCGAACCGCTGCTCCGCGACGGCGAACTCGTCCGAGAGTTCGATCTCGACGCGGCGACCGACCGCGCCCGTGC
- a CDS encoding Hvo_1808 family surface protein translates to MRPRAAALCVVLVVLAGCSVPFSIGGEGTTGGPNGSGTNGAGDVGATATPDAPAQSLPDPADDVLGWEGGYWYNESIPVTGADGLNASEQSALVNRTMARIERVRELEFDSTVPVEVISREEFQGPPNATGGGARSPAFRTFDNAKFEALFLIGEENNSLAVQQSNSNQNVLGYYSPRNDSIVVVSDSATPKLGRSTLAHELVHALQDQQFNLSQGAPPTRDGYNARNGLVEGEANYVQRRYEQRCGGQWRCLDVGGAGGSGGGGGDLHLGVYALEYFPYADGPAFVDAVYDRRGWQGVNDLYDEIPASSEQIIHPEKYGNDTPTNLTVRDRTASGWERVRPNGRPDYATLGQSGLSAMFGYTIYDDYNRSSVVRPDEFINSEGRSVNRTDPFEYGLAYTDGWDGDRMAVYENDGKTGYVWKLAWDSPEEAREFVRGYRQLLSHWGGERVLGRQDVWEIERSSSFTDAFRISRQGDTVTIVNAPQPSALDAVHARG, encoded by the coding sequence ATGCGACCCCGTGCCGCCGCCCTCTGTGTGGTTCTCGTCGTTCTCGCCGGCTGCAGCGTCCCCTTCTCCATTGGCGGTGAAGGAACGACCGGTGGTCCGAACGGCTCCGGGACGAACGGGGCTGGCGATGTCGGAGCTACCGCGACCCCCGATGCTCCGGCTCAGAGCCTCCCCGACCCTGCCGACGACGTGCTCGGCTGGGAGGGTGGCTACTGGTACAACGAGTCGATCCCCGTGACGGGGGCCGACGGCCTCAACGCGAGCGAGCAGTCGGCACTCGTCAACCGGACGATGGCGCGCATCGAGCGCGTTCGGGAGCTGGAGTTCGACAGCACCGTGCCGGTCGAGGTCATCTCGCGCGAGGAGTTCCAGGGGCCACCGAACGCGACCGGCGGCGGGGCGCGCTCGCCGGCGTTCCGCACCTTCGACAACGCGAAGTTCGAGGCGCTGTTCCTCATCGGCGAGGAGAACAACTCGCTCGCCGTCCAACAGTCGAACAGCAACCAGAACGTGCTGGGTTACTACAGTCCCCGCAACGACTCGATCGTGGTGGTCTCCGATAGCGCCACCCCGAAACTCGGCCGGTCGACGCTCGCCCACGAACTCGTCCACGCGCTCCAGGACCAGCAGTTCAACCTCTCACAGGGCGCGCCGCCGACCCGTGACGGCTACAACGCCCGCAACGGGCTCGTCGAGGGCGAGGCGAACTACGTCCAGCGGCGCTACGAGCAGCGCTGTGGCGGTCAGTGGCGCTGTCTCGACGTCGGCGGTGCGGGCGGGAGCGGTGGTGGTGGTGGCGACCTCCATCTCGGCGTCTACGCGCTCGAATACTTCCCGTACGCCGACGGACCGGCGTTCGTCGATGCGGTCTACGACCGTAGGGGCTGGCAGGGCGTGAACGATCTCTACGATGAGATTCCCGCAAGCTCGGAGCAGATCATCCACCCCGAGAAGTACGGCAACGACACGCCGACGAACCTCACCGTTCGGGATCGCACCGCGAGCGGCTGGGAGCGGGTGCGCCCGAACGGCCGCCCGGACTACGCCACGCTCGGTCAGTCGGGGCTGTCGGCGATGTTCGGCTACACCATCTACGACGACTACAACCGTTCGTCGGTCGTCCGGCCGGACGAGTTCATCAACTCCGAGGGCCGGAGCGTCAACCGGACAGACCCCTTCGAGTACGGCCTCGCGTACACCGACGGCTGGGACGGCGATCGGATGGCTGTCTACGAGAACGACGGGAAAACGGGCTACGTCTGGAAGCTCGCGTGGGACTCGCCCGAAGAGGCTCGTGAGTTCGTCCGTGGCTACCGCCAACTGCTGAGCCATTGGGGTGGCGAACGTGTTCTCGGCCGACAGGACGTCTGGGAGATCGAACGGTCGAGCTCCTTCACCGACGCCTTCCGGATCTCCCGGCAGGGCGACACCGTAACCATCGTCAATGCCCCGCAACCGTCGGCGCTCGACGCGGTCCACGCGCGCGGGTGA